A region from the Nematostella vectensis chromosome 13, jaNemVect1.1, whole genome shotgun sequence genome encodes:
- the LOC5508058 gene encoding ankyrin repeat domain-containing protein 11 yields the protein MEAPITLSGTRVPTTPSMVTMTTAGEREMLPQHITPEGPDSVLSLDPITPFKEGGLRKKPGKIGSKRKLFLLAGGGSAVKAKKVSTGIINKPKKTSSSAVAPPSTPKPVDGSWPVYPLTERQQLQYLLEVTAREAQKEEAESETDESAEQPSERLRQKEPEKKESNAVRVSKRNERGETALHLASIKGDVDELRSLIKAGANVNIKDYAGWTPLHEACNFGHISIVEELIKAGACVNTPGYESITPLHDAIINNHVQVVELLLYHGADPDKMTLQEYKAIDLARSASIIELLQTGKAPTNTPKLQEDTAHGSIPLRDTRDSVNNYSDTEIKKGSTETSNVHNEGTCQTNGLQKVSKDISRSPHYQNNAQSAQDCNQNELKSEKHIPFDSATDIEMADEEVDPRKLNECMDKAMIEISSYLQVTTDNSLITAPVNSVSGSQNSIETQPRVISTATVMSSSTVSDNQQKEHASNSRDLNCAEVINPNGELFEEDEVSEQVKSPSTQDKEGEKEMHKGREASGRTIITRQDRLRNKENSIPTHKSAYVKKRRSSVRISSKSDDSAVEGQECASHIRDPSWRKFIEQHRYSMHELPLNIPGYKDFLINRSVSQVPTKISEVKDMESEELSKLRTSHQVEQEKLRISFEQEVVRLFGNFARSLIRRDVPFGVCTILKHQMTMQHREVLHPAASNSMRYPSAERIRTDIAALIHKFGTLKDKLLRRQRHEFDAALALLQLTDGDSSQGCLEAQSYPKDFALIPKAFREYYEDFLCLID from the exons ATGGAGGCCCCTATTACTCTATCCGGTACAAGGGTCCCAACCACCCCAAGTATGGTTACCATGACTACAGCTGGTGAGAGGGAAATGCTCCCGCAACATATCACCCCAGAGGGACCAGACAGTGTCCTTAGCTTGGACCCCATAACACCATTCAAG GAAGGAGGCCTTAGAAAGAAGCCTGGTAAGATTGGTTCAAAAAGAAAGCTCTTTCTCCTGGCTGGTGGTGGCTCAGCTGTAAAAG cTAAAAAGGTGTCTACTGGTATCATCAATAAACCTAAAAAAACAAGCTCTTCTGCTGTGGCTCCACCCAGCACACCTAAACCAGTTGATGGCTCCTGGCCCGTCTACCCTCTAACTGAACGGCAGCAGCTGCAGTACTTACTGGAG GTTACAGCAAGGGAGGCTCAAAAAGAAGAAGCAGAATCAGAGACTGATGAGAGTGCAGAGCAACCATCTGAGAGATTACGACAGAAAGAGCCAGAGAAGAAAGAGAGTAATGCTGTGCGAGTTAGCAAGAGAAATGAGCGTGGTGAAACGGCATTGCACCTTGCATCTATTAAAGGAGATGTTGATGAACTGAGGTCACTGATCAAAGCTGGAGCCAATGTGAACATCAAGGACTACGCAG GCTGGACACCCCTGCATGAGGCTTGCAATTTTGGTCACATCTCAATTGTTGAAGAGCTAATAAAGGCGGGAGCATGTGTGAACACCCCTGGCTATGAGTCAATTACCCCTCTACATGACGCCATCATTAATAACCATGTGCAG GTGGTAGAGCTCCTCCTTTACCATGGAGCTGACCCAGACAAGATGACCCTCCAGGAATACAAAGCAATTGATCTGGCAAGATCAGCATCTATTATAGAACTCTTGCAAACAGGCAAGGCACCAACAAACACCCCCAAGCTGCAAGAGGACACAGCCCATGGCAGCATTCCCTTAAGAGATACAAGGGACTCAGTAAACAACTATAGTGATACCGAAATAAAGAAAGGTTCTACAGAAACTTCTAATGTCCATAATGAAGGGACCTGCCAGACAAATGGATTGCAGAAGGTTTCTAAAGATATTAGTAGGTCTCCGCATTATCAGAACAATGCGCAAAGTGCTCAAGATTGCAATCAGAATGAGCTTAAGTCTGAGAAGCACATACCTTTTGACTCAGCGACTGATATTGAAATGGCAGATGAAGAGGTTGACCCAAGGAAATTGAATGAATGTATGGATAAAGCAATGATTGAGATATCCTCGTATTTACAAGTAACAACGGATAACTCATTGATAACTGCACCTGTGAATTCGGTCTCTGGATCCCAAAACAGCATTGAGACCCAACCTCGAGTAATCTCAACAGCCACCGTCATGAGCAGCTCAACAGTGAGTGATAATCAGCAGAAAGAGCATGCCTCGAACAGCAGGGATTTGAATTGTGCCGAGGTTATTAACCCAAATGGTGAGTTATTCGAGGAAGATGAAGTATCAGAGCAGGTGAAGTCTCCAAGCACACAGGACAAAGAAGGTGAAAAGGAAATGCATAAAGGGCGGGAGGCAAGCGGGAGGACAATTATCACAAGGCAAGACAGGCTGAGGAACAAGGAAAATTCCATTCCTACCCATAAAAGTGCCTATGTGAAGAAGCGTCGGTCGTCTGTGAGGATTTCCTCAAAGAGTGATGACTCTGCTGTCGAGGGGCAAGAATGTGCTAGCCACATAAGAGATCCCTCTTGGAGAAAATTTATTGAACAGCATAGATACTCCATGCACGAACTACCTCTAAACATCCCGGGATACAAGGATTTCTTGATAAACAGGAGCGTCTCCCAGGTTCCAACaaag ATATCTGAAGTCAAAGATATGGAAAGTGAAGAACTCAGTAAACTAAGAACAAGTCATCAGGTGGAACAG gaaaagcTGAGGATATCATTTGAGCAGGAGGTGGTGCGTCTGTTTGGCAACTTTGCGCGTTCCCTGATCAGGAGGGATGTGCCGTTTGGAGTTTGTACGATTCTCAAGCACCAGATGACTATGCAACACCGAGAG GTTTTACATCCAGCTGCAAGTAACTCTATGCGATATCCCAGTGCCGAGAGGATACGAACAGACATAGCAGCGCTCATACATAAATTTGGAACACTGAAG GACAAACTGTTAAGAAGGCAGAGGCACGAGTTTGACGCAGCTTTAGCTCTATTGCAGCTTACAGATGGCGACTCGAGTCAAG GGTGTTTAGAAGCCCAAAGCTACCCAAAAGACTTCGCGCTGATCCCGAAAGCCTTCCGAGAGTATTACGAAGACTTCTTATGTCTTATCGACTAA